CGGGATATGAGCTGAACGTGAAGGTAGGATTTGGACTTTTAGGTCGTGTGATCGACGGTATCGGTGAACCCATTGACGGCATGCCGACAATCGGTTCCGGGCAGACTTATACGGTGAACAACCAGCCCCCGAATCCTCTTGTCAGACAAAAGATTGAAGATGTCATGTCCTTGGGGATCAAGGCTATCGATGGTCTCTTGACTGTCGGCAAGGGCCAAAGAGTAGGTGTGTTCGCGGGTAGCGGTGTCGGAAAATCGACTTTATTAGGCATGATCGCTAGAAACACTAGGGCGGATATCAATGTAATCGCCTTAATTGGAGAGCGTGGTCGTGAAGTCAGAGAGTTTATCGAACATGATCTAGGAAAAGAAGGATTGGAACGTTCGGTGGTAATCGTGGCGACTTCGGATAAACCTGCGCTTGTTCGTGTTACCGGAGCGCTGCTTGCTACTGCGATCGCTGAATATTTTAGGGATCAAGGCAAGAATGTGATTTTGATGATGGACTCTCTTACTAGATTTTCAATGGCCCAAAGGGAAATCGGATTAGCGGTAGGCGAACCACCTGTGACCCGAGGATATACTCCGTCAGTTTTTGCCATGCTGCCCAAGCTCTTGGAAAGGGCGGGTAATTCAGATATCGGGTCGATTACCGGTCTTTATACAGTACTGGTGGATGGTGATGATATGAATGAACCTATCGCCGATGCCGTACGGGGGATCCTTGACGGGCATATCGTCCTGTCAAGAGACCTTGCCAATAAGGGGCATTACCCTG
The Fusibacter sp. A1 DNA segment above includes these coding regions:
- the fliI gene encoding flagellar protein export ATPase FliI, which gives rise to MLEKYIDALNKSTLVKFVGRVTKVIGLTIEANGPQVKIGEVCLIIPVVGEKPVVSEVVGFSHDKVLLMPLGDMVGVGPGCKVVATGYELNVKVGFGLLGRVIDGIGEPIDGMPTIGSGQTYTVNNQPPNPLVRQKIEDVMSLGIKAIDGLLTVGKGQRVGVFAGSGVGKSTLLGMIARNTRADINVIALIGERGREVREFIEHDLGKEGLERSVVIVATSDKPALVRVTGALLATAIAEYFRDQGKNVILMMDSLTRFSMAQREIGLAVGEPPVTRGYTPSVFAMLPKLLERAGNSDIGSITGLYTVLVDGDDMNEPIADAVRGILDGHIVLSRDLANKGHYPAIDILQSISRVMPNIISNDHLMASRVVKEWIATYRSSEDLINIGAYAKGSNPKIDLAIEKNEQINKFLMQLVEEKIDSDDTKKLLLSLVG